GGCCTCCGCTTTCGGACGCTCGACGCGCACTTTACCGAGGAGCTTGAGGCGCCAGGATGCGCTCAGGGCCGACTCATCGAGGCCTTCCAGGATGTTCTTGCCGCGCGTCACCTTCTCACCGAACGTCGTCAGGAGCGCGCCAAGAGACGCAGCCTGATAGGGCCGGAGCGTGGACGGATCGAGGTCGAGCTCATCGAGCGCGAAGATGGCATCGACCCAGCCCACGCAGTCGACGATGTGCGAAGCCAGCCCGCCGGCGGTGAACGACTTCGGGTGCGGACGCCACCCGAGCTGGTCGGGCGGTATCCGCTCGAGCAGCCGGCGCGTCGTCCCCGTCTCGTTGTTGTATTCAGCGATCAGGGATTCGAGCGTCACTGGGCATCTCCGAGGGACGCCAGCATCTCGGCCAGCATGTTGTAGCCAACCTCCATCCCGGTGGCAAAGTTCGTTTGGAGTGCCCCATCGCGGGCGGCCTTCGACGCGTAGAGCACCGTGACCTCGAGCGTGGTCGTGGCCTCATGTTCGGTCAGGATGGTGGTCACCACGGTCTCGCCGCCGGTCCAGTCTTCGTCGAACAGCTCGGTGTGGACGATGCGCACCGGAGGTTCGATCTCGCGGAAGACACCGCGCAGGCCCATCTCGCGACCGTTCGTTTTCCGCCAGACATATCGGAATACGCCGCCCACGCGCAGATCCACCTCGCACACGGCCAATGTCCATCCGTTCGGCCCGTGCATCCAGCGCATCAGCAGATCGGGCATCGTCAACGCCTTGAAGACCTGTCTGCGGGGTGCGTTGAACATCCTGGTCACCTGAACCTCGCGATCGGAGGGCGTCGTCACCGTCAGCGTTCCGCCGTTCGTCATTGCTTCGACCTCCTTCGAGTCGTGCGTGCGCGTGCGCGCCGGGGCGCGGTTCGCTCAGCGGCCTGCATCTCCTCGAGCACGGCATCCAAGCGTCGAAAATTGCGCTCCAATACGTTGCGGTAGCCCTCGAGCCAGGCCGTTGCGGCTTCGAGCGGCTTTGGCTCAACCCGCACAGGTCGCCGCTGCGCGTCGCGCCCGCGCGACACCAGGCCAGCGCGCTCGAGCACCTTCAGGTGCACGGAGATGGCTGGCTGGCTCATCGAGAAGGGCTGGGCCAGCTCGGTTACCGAGAGCTCGCCCGAAGCGAGGCGAGCCAGGATGGCGCGCCTCGTGGGGTTGGCGAGCGCCGCGAACGTGGCGTCCAGCCGTCTCGTGGACGACCGTCCATAACCACTGTGTTTCATAAACAATTGATTATATACATGCGCCGCGACTAACAGTCAAGGACCATCATTCCTTGACATATCATCAACGTTGTGGAACATAATTCCGTCCGTGCCTTCAACGCTTGGCGAATTCGAGCAACNNNNNNNNNNCCCAGCTGGCGTCGCGCGGCCAAGAGTACTGCCAGATCCCGTGCCACGCGGCGTCGACGGCGCCGTTGGACCTGGTGAGCAGCCGCATGTCGAGCAGCGCGCGGGCCGCCAGCTCGCCATCAGCGCCGTCTACACCACACTCGAGCGGCTGGAGCAGAAGGGACTCGTCCGATCGCGGATCGGCGAGCCCACTCCCCAGCGTGGCGGGCGTCGGCGCAAACACTTCGAGCTGCTACCGTCCGGCGCACGCGCGTTGAAGGTGGCGTACAGGGCCTTTGCCGACATGGCGGCCGGTCTCGAGCATCAGCTGAAGGCGCTGTGAAGAAGCTGGCCCTGTTTCTCATCCGTCTGGTCACACCGCCCGCCGATCGGGAGTGGATCCTCGGCGACACGATCGAGGAATTCGAGCGCGTCGAACGCGTCTACGGTCCAGTAGCCGCCCAGCGATGGCTGCGACGCGAGCTGTACCGTGTACTGGGGCATGCGTGCCGCGAGCGCCTCGCGGGACGTCGATCGCCGCGTCTGTCCTCGCCGGCGAAGGGAGATGGGTTGATGTCTGCGATCTGGCAGGACGTT
This Luteitalea sp. DNA region includes the following protein-coding sequences:
- a CDS encoding DinB family protein is translated as MTLESLIAEYNNETGTTRRLLERIPPDQLGWRPHPKSFTAGGLASHIVDCVGWVDAIFALDELDLDPSTLRPYQAASLGALLTTFGEKVTRGKNILEGLDESALSASWRLKLLGKVRVERPKAEAFRDFTLSHMIHHRGQLSVYLRLLDVPVPGAYGPTADERG
- a CDS encoding metalloregulator ArsR/SmtB family transcription factor, giving the protein MKHSGYGRSSTRRLDATFAALANPTRRAILARLASGELSVTELAQPFSMSQPAISVHLKVLERAGLVSRGRDAQRRPVRVEPKPLEAATAWLEGYRNVLERNFRRLDAVLEEMQAAERTAPRRARARTTRRRSKQ
- a CDS encoding ATPase, with translation MTNGGTLTVTTPSDREVQVTRMFNAPRRQVFKALTMPDLLMRWMHGPNGWTLAVCEVDLRVGGVFRYVWRKTNGREMGLRGVFREIEPPVRIVHTELFDEDWTGGETVVTTILTEHEATTTLEVTVLYASKAARDGALQTNFATGMEVGYNMLAEMLASLGDAQ